The window CTGCCAATTTTAGATTATTAACAGTATGTGGCCAAATGGTGTTGGGATTCAGAGGAAGCCCTTCTGGTTCCAAGCTTCACTCCTAGTCAGTGCCGACCCCTAACCAGAACTGGGAACTCCACACAGGGATCGAAGACCAAGCAAACAAGCCACGTAGCTGGCaagagaggctggggaaggagcCACGTGTTCCTGGGCGCACTCTAGAGGGCAGCTGCCCCCTCCCAAGAGGAGAGGCTCAGACAGTCACAAGGCTGCACACATTCTCCAATGCCCTTCCCATCGCTTCACAGGGTCAGACCTAGCCAAGAACTTCCCAATGTAATCGGTTTGCAAAGGTCGAGGCACCCAAGTAACATCCCAGTTGCTCTCCCCAAAGGCTCCTGGTGGCCTTCCAACCCACGCCACGCGCTTCCACAAAGCTCCTGCCAGAGTCTGGGAGAAAGAGAGGCCTCTTCTGTAATAAGCCGTGGGTACAGCTGGAAAGCCAAGAGCCAGGAAGACCCTCCTGGGGAGATAAGAAGGCTATAAGACAACAGTGTGAGTGTGCACACCCGGGACAGTCTGAAACATGGGCTGTGGGGCCGGACTACCTAGGTTTGACCCCAGGCTCTGCCTCTTAATAGCTGAATGTCCTTACGgagctgcctcagtttccttaactataaaatggggatgacaggGCCTCTACCTCCCAGGAGTATCGTGGGGACTCGAGGATATGGTACCTGGCCCACAGCAGGCTCTGAGTAGACACTAGCCGTCCCCCCAACAACCAGAGGTTTTCGCCCTTTATCTGAAGGCCTGCAGGGGTCAGCACACCAGAAACTGTATGCATAGCTGTACATGAGGCTCTTCCTCCCCAGGGAGGGGGTCCACAAACTCCGAATCTCATGGGGGTCTTTGAGAACCACTCAAGTAGCTTCAAGTCTGGTTGAAGGCAATtctgagttttttctttcttgtgtgttCCCCACAGCAACCAAGGCCTGACTCTGCATGCATTATGTAGGAATAAATACTTCCTTACGGAAGGGTCGGGGGTTATCACAGAAATGCACAGATGGGGTGGACCAGGGGCCATTCTAGACCTTTGCCGGCTGGGGCTGCAGGCCCTTTGGGTGTGTGAAATCGCCCCCACCAGCCTTATCTGCTGCCCAGAGACACACCCCGCCTGATGCGCTCAAGCCCTGAGCTTcagccccaggccccaccccctttccatcctctctgcctgtggACCCCCAGCTGGAACATAGCGTTCAGGCGCAGGGATGAACTCAAAGTCAAGGGCTAAGGCCCCACGTGCTCCATGGTTAAGCCTGTCTCAGCAGGAAGGGGTTAGTGACAAGCCTGGCCCTGGAGCAGGTGCCCAGATGTGAAAGAGCCCGCGTGAACCACCAGGTCAGCTGTACGCGAGCAGCCCCGCACTCTCGAAGCGTATCACTTACAGTCGCTTGATCCCGGACTCTGGCTGGGGGGATATTCTCGGGTGGACCACTGCTGGAGGTTGGGGTATTCgattttcctcttctatttcttcaCTGGAAGGAGTTGAGAGGCGTGAGATAAGAGAGTCAAAAATTCTGCGAAAGCTGGAATATTCTAGAAGGATATTGTCTGATGGTCTGGGTGGAGTTATACTGGGAATAGGTGGAACCCAGGAAGATGGCAAAAGTGGCCTGTACCCCAACAGTCTCTTTGCTTGGGGCACTGGCCTCTTAGCAATGGGCATGGCCAGCTAAGAGAAGGGGTCAGCCCTGGAGGCAGTGGACCTGGGTGCCTGTGGTCTCTTTGGCCCAGTTGGTCAAATGTGAAGAATTTCAGGAAAGGAACTCACATCTCAAAAAGGCAACTTTCAGTTTCCTTTGAGGTATCTAGCCACACAGAActacttcctttctcctttccttaccAAATGCTGTCTCCATACCTTGTGGTTTCTTCCATCTGCAATATGACACCCACTCCTGAACATCTCCCGTACCTGAACAGTATCCTATCCTTTAGAGAAAGCCCAGTTCAAAGGCCACCCCCTACACGAAGCCTTCCTGATTTCTACCCCTGAGAAGGGATCTTTCCCTTTGAACAGCCAGTGCACATAGTATCAGTAAAATTTTCTTACGTGCCAGGCATATAGGggattttcaataaaaatatgtggCCCTATATTTTCTGTGCCTCTCTTATTTTCCCTACTGGATCAGGGACCACTTCTGGTACATCTGTCCTCCCTTCTGGCTTCCCATTCAAGAAGTATTTGTTGCACATCTACTGCACGCTAAGCCCCATTCTAAGACTAGGAAACCTAGCCATGAACAAGACAAATGTTTTCTGGTCTCCTGTTGTCATAGTCCCTTATGGAAAGACACAATAAAATATGTCCATAGGATCAAAGTAAGATGATGAAGGGGCATGAAAAAAGTAAAGCCAAGGAAAGTGACGGTGGCTAGAACTGGGCACTCCTTTGTGCCCAGTAGTACTCCAGTAGTAATGGGGAGGGAcagctctctgaggaggtgacctcTGACCTGAACCCTGATGACCAGGGAGTCAACCATGGGAAGAGCCAAGGGGAACATATTCCCAGCAGCAGGACCAGtatatgcaaaggtcctgaggtagaaaCAAGTGGggactggtttttgttttaagtagggaCTGTTTTAAGAAACCCATAGAGGGGCAGTGTGTATGAAGCTGAGCAAGCATGTGGCGGGCACACCCGAGGAACtgcattttaacttttattttagctCACTGAAATGTGAGCAGCCACAGAGCTAGTGGCTACGTCACCATACCAGACAGTGCAGCTCTGATAAATGTAAGTTCACTGGCCGTGGGCTGAATGAACAGATACTTAGGCCGTACGGCTCTACCATCTCTGATCTGTAATTCTAAAATCCAAAAagctctaaaaatgaaaattcatattTTGGTCCTTCATTTGGTGGCAAAATGTGACATGAGCCCGATTATCATGGCTGCTTGTCCCACTCGCATGCACACTCGCATCTTCCTCTGCGAAAACATTATTAACGTGTGTGATTTTGGGGAGCTGCCCCAGATGCTGGTGGTGTATGTTACGAATACACAGTCTGTGGACTATTCCTCTCTAACAGCTGGGAAGTTCTGAATTATAAAATGCACCTGGGCCCCAGAGTTTCAGAAAGGGCTTGTGAGCGTGGGTGTAAGTCCTTCAGAACAGACAGGGACCCCGGAATGGAGACGGCGGCCATCCCTGTCTTTCCAAGACCTCCTGCAGCCCCAAAAAAGCAGCCCGCCGGGGCGCGCCCGGGGCCGCTCACCTCTTGTAGTACGCCAGCTCCTCCTGCAACAGAAACACTTTGGACTTGAGTTCGTTCCTCTCGTGGAGCACGTCCCGCAGCTCCTGCAGTGTGAACCGGGGGCGGTTGGGGTCCTTGAGATCCATGGCCACCTTTTCCGCCTCCGAGACGCACTCCTCCCCGCCCGGCTCTGTCTGGAGGAGGCAGAGATGCCGCTAATGAATTCCTGGCGGCCGCCCGGCAGCTCCCACTCCACATCCTGCCAGAGCCCGAATTTCCCACCCTCCCGGGGCCTTTGCAGCTATTTTAGGAACTTGCAGGCGGCCTGTGCTCACGTTCAGTGCAGTCAGCGTCCCTCTGGAGATGAAAGCCGGCGGCCACCTGTTCATTGTTCGCCTTCTCAATAGCTAGACCTGCCATCCTGGCGCCTCCCCACCTGACTCAGGGTCTTATTACAAATAACATTAGAACGAGTCCAAGGAGAAGAAACAGCACGACTCCAATGCTGCCACCCTCCCTCATCAATCTGCTTTCCTTTTCCCACATCCTCTCCTCACATTCTTACTAAGACCATTGCTAATAAGACCACTGCTAATTTGGCCAAAACTGTTAGAGCTTGTGcacaattttctcttcttcttccattGGGCATTAAGTCACATATGTTTTCCCATGTGTTACTGGCCTTCTGGTCAGGCCCTCAGCCTCCCCTGCGGTGTGCTGGAGGTCAGTGGAAgacgggagggggaggggcaggggagatggATCCTACCAGGCTAAGTCACCTGCCTCAGGCCAGATCCAAACCCTGTCTTCCCTCTTTCTCACAGCAAGGGTTTTTGCTTCGGAAACAAAACTGTGGTAATATACACTTAACAGAGAACCgaccatttaaaaatacacaatgccgtggcatttagtacattcacaacgGTGTGCAATCACCACCTCTGTCTAGTTCTGGAACATTTTCATCCCCCGTCgaggaaactccatacccattaacAGCCATTCCCTaattccccgcccccacccccgcccaccaGCCCCTGGTGGCCACCATCTGCGTTCTGTCTCTacggatttgccttttctggacatgtCAAACAAATAGAATAGTACAGCATGTTTCCTTTTATGCCTGGCTTCTTTCGGTTTCCGTGTTTTCActgttcatccatgctgtagcgAGTCAGGGCTCTGTTCCTTTCGACGGCTGAATACTAGTCCCACGTATGGATACGCCACGTTTTGCTCATCTTTTGTCCTCTGATGGGCATTTAGGCCATTTCCACCATTTGGCTAGTGTGAATGGTGCTGCCACGAACACCCATGTATAAGGATTTGTCCAAACACCTGTTCCCAGTTCTTCCGGGTGGGTTCCCGGGGGTGGAGCTGCTGGGTCACGTGGTGACTGTATGTGTGACTCTGAGGAACCGCCAAGCTGCCTCGCACCGCGGCCGCCCCACCTGTCACTCTGCCGGAAGCACAGGAGGGTTCcaccttctccacatcctcgccaacacttgtggtttattttccatcttttgaaAGCAAGGAAGTTTTTGCAAGCTGCCCCCAAGTCAGCTGGCCAGATCTGCAGGTGGCCATATTCCCCCCACGTTCCTGACACCCTTGGACCGCCAGTATCCCATCATCCACCGGAAGGAGTGGACACAAGTTCAGGACAACGGGGATGCTCTGGAACTGGGGGAAATGGGCTTGAAATAGAGACCTTCTGTGGTGTCTGGagggctccattggttaagcatctgccttcggctcgggtcatgatcccagggtcctggaatcgagccctgcatggggctccttgctccgcagggagcccgcttctccctctccctcagcccctccccctgcttgtgctctctctctaataaataaataaaatcttaaaaagaaaaaaagaaagaaagaaagaaagaaagaaagaaagaaagaaagaaagaaatagagacctTCCCCTACCCAAACCCTCAGAGTAGCACAGGGAGAAAGGCACTTATACCCAGACGGTGACGCAAGGCCAGGCTTTTGAAGGACCCAGGAAGGCAGAGCTGAGATGCCTGTGTCCTGGGAGAGTCAGGACAGGCTGTTCTGGGAAAGGACACTTGAAAGGAGACACCACCCTCCAGAGCAGGTCAAGTGACAGAAGAGTCACCCAGCAGGCACAggccgggggagggggtctgACCAGGAGTCACACGGAGCAGCAGGAAGCAGGGGAGGCGTGTGGCTGCAGTAGAAAATGAACACCGGACAGATACCCCGCTGCCCCTGCTGTCTCTGAGCAAGGGAGTGGGGCCTCCTCCCGCCTGAGAAGTAGGGGAGGAGATGTTGGATGATTTACTTCCCAAGATGCTACTGTAGGCTTCTGTTGATGCCACACCTTCGGGGGGTGCTATGTGCTCAGGGTCCGTCTTCAGTGTCTGTCTCCTACAGGGCCACGTGGCTGGACAGGGTCCTCTACCCAACATCGCGCATGGCAAGCGGCTGGTATACAGCTGGCACTCACTAGCACcagttcccttctcttcccctgcccaGGTGAACCGCAGAGCATCCCTGAAGGtctataataaatattcaataagtAAATGGCCGTCTCAGTGAATATTGGATGTCTCGATAAACATTCAACATTCACTGCGCATCAACTCTGAATGAATCAGGTGGGAGCGGAGGgaagagacacacagagggaaaCCTACAGGGTCGTGTGGCAAGAGAGGAGCAAGGACATCAAACTCTAACTGGGAGGGATCACAGAAGACGTTACTGCAGATCTGGTCTCTGTGCATGGGGTCCTGATGAATGCGTAGGAGTTTCCCAGGAAGTCTGGGGCCCTCCGTAACTCCTCCCCCCAACATTTTGTTTGGCCTTCACTGTGTTCTAAAACTCTCTGGAATTAGTTCCCAACAGTTTTATATTGGGAAATTTCACACTCAAGTTTGGGTCTTGGGCTTCCTTTTGGAAAGAATATTAGAAGATTGGGTCACACTGGATCTTCATGCTAACACTGGGCTGGTCCTATGTGGCAGCTGTTGCCTTTGACGTGTTCTTTCCAGGTCTGCTCAGcccctacccccttctccttCCATGTCTGGACCCCACAGGCCCCGGCAGCCCAGGCCGTGGACCCAAATCTCAGGCTCACACACTCCCTCCGGACACCACAGGTTTCCGCTCACCCCCACGGGTTGTGAGCACCCGAGACACCCAAGGGCTTCCTCAGGTCTGAGGTCTTTTTCTCTGGAGGAGGGATGGATGGCTCTTTCATCAGGGTAGCAACCCGGTGCCCTTGAGCTTGGGGGATTCCCAGACAGGTTTGCAAACCAAGTCCCGACTTCCAGGACCACTGCCTGGAAATCCCAAAGAGGGAAGCTTGGGGCTCCAGCTTTCCTGGAAGCCAGCAGGCACTAACGCAGCGCCCTTGGATGGGGTTGCCCTGGGAGAGAGACTGAAAAAGCTCTTTCCAGCAGGGGAATCAGGCCCATCGGCAGTGGGTCTTCTAGGCTTACTCCACGAGGGACCTCGGAGGTGGCTGGGGGTTATCGAGGATTGTCTGCTGGTCCCTGAAGGCACTTTGGGTACAGAGGGAGATAACCTGAGGTCCCAGGTGCTCCCCAGGGAGGCCCAAGAGGCCGGCTGACAAGTTGGCGGGACCAGAGTGGCCGAAGGGAGGCAACATTCTCCATCAGGCCCTGCGTCCTGAGGCCTGGCCTCCTGAGCCCACTCCCGCTGGGCACAGCACAGCCACCATTCCCGCAGACCCTTGAACATACTTCTGAACAGCCCCTCACCCAGCAAAGGGGGAGTGACTGTGTCTTGGCCACCCCTGGTAACTTCTAGGCCACCACGCACACATTCAGCAAAAAAACCCGGCGTTACACGCCAAGCGATCAgggcctgtcttttttttttttttttttttaagattttatttatttatttgtcagagagagagagagagagcgagcacaggcagagtggatggcagagtcagagggagaggcaggctccctgcggggcaaggagcccgatgtgggactcgatcccaggacgctgggatcatgacctgagccgaaggcagctgcttaaccaactgagccacccaggcgtcccaagggccTGTCTTATTTATGGCAACAAACACACACTTACTAAGATACCAGAATTTGTAAGGCAGAGAGGTCCAGTAGGAACTATTAATGTtagtttccttactgattttatatGAAGTCCTTTAAACAGAGAGCCCACCATATCATTGTCTTAGGGGCTTCTATGTCTACCTGTGAAAGGCAGGAAGCTTCCAGTGAAAACatgaggagggagaggagtgaGAAAACACACTGAATAAAGGTGTTCAAGGACCACATGTCGCACGACTCCGTTTCCCTAAAATGTCCACAACAGGCatatctgtagagacagaaaaatagatttcatggtggccaggggctgggggaggcagagaTAGGGAGTGGCTCTTCGTGGGTACAgcgtttctttttggggtgatggaaatgttctagatgCTGGGGTTGGTTGTATGACAgagtgaatatactaaaacctgTCACATTGTATACATTAAGTAGTTAAGTTGTATCTCAGTAACTATGTTATAAAGATACATCAGAAGCTTTGTTTACTGGACTGGAGTAATCAAGGCATGATGAGAATGGACTCCTCCCCAGTTCCGGTTCCCTCTGTAGCTCCCATCTTCTCTTACCGATCTCGGGCCAGGAGGAGCCCACGACCCAGCTGCACCTACTCATGCTCCAGTCTGGCTCGTGTCCTTCCACCTGTCTGGAGCGGCCCACACCACAGTCCACCCCAGACCTCCTACCCATCCCGTAAGACTCCTCTCAATGATCTGAAAACCTGCACAGCTCTCGCTTCCCACTAGGAATTCACTGTGTGCTCTCCTCTGATTCCAGGCCCTCTATCCCAGCCACACTATTTGATCTACTGAACCAAAGTCAAGCTCACTCCCCTCACTTGTCAGATAGGAAACTGAGCACCAAAGGGATCCATGaaccccaggtcacacagcagctCGAGCAAAGCCACCGCACCCTGCAGCTTCCCTATGTGAGTGACAAGCATCTTGAACTCCACCTAGCTCCGAAGGAGGGAGTCCAACCCAGCAAAGGTGTCCTGAGTTTGGGAACAGACTTTGCAAAACAGCTCCGGGGGTTAGTTAGAACTGTGACCTGACTTTACTCCGTTTCTGTCCCACCCCCCTGGTGCCAGCAAGAGAAACTGAAACAGACAGCCAGGTGGGCCAAGGGGGTGTGACATGTCCCTGCCCTTGCTGCTAAGGAGATCTGGAGCAGGGCTGGGAGTCTTGTGGCTGGGGCAGCGTCCTTAGGACCTGGGTTTGTACTGAGCCCTCCCCATCCAGGAGACAGGCCTGAGACCTCATGGGGCACAGGAACCAGAAGGGGTACGCCAAGGGAGTGGGGGTAACAGGCCAAGCTTTGCCTAGTGGCTGTTTTTGGCGTCTGCCTCATCCCACTGCCACAGGTTTGGTTCAGCcctcacctttctttctttctttttttttttttttttaatttatttatttgacaggcagagatcacaagtaggcagagaggcaggcagagagagaggaggaagcaggctccccgctgagcagagagcccgatgcgggactcgatcccaggaccctgcgatcatgacctgagccgaaggcagcggctttgacccatggagccccccaggcgcccccagccctCACCTTTCTTGCCTGGACTACCGCACGGGGCCCCCACAGCCAGGTTCTGCCATCAGCTCCCCTCCTTGTTCAAACTGTCCTCCAGAACCTCAGAACTGATGCCATTGCTCCCCTGCTGAAGCCTATGAGGGATCCACACTACCCACTGCTCAGAGATCTGTGTGTGGCATTTCCAGCACCGAAGATGACAGCTGCTGTCTCTGTCTGCCCTGCATCTGCTTCCATACTTCTAGGGGCTGAGTCCTGGTAGTTGTCCTCTGGAGAAACTCCCTTGGTCCCACTTCCAGTGCATGCAGCATGGACAGGCACCACGAGAGGTAGCCATGGGACTTGGGACTGGACACCATGCATATTTTAGACTTTGGGCCACAGCACCTGGTTCTGTGACGGGATGAGGAGAGGGCTGCCTGAGACTTGCTGGGAATTTGGGACAGAGGCAACTTCTTTCCACTGGGGTTGCAAAGCTGACAGAGTCCCAGGGGCCACTATATGGCATGGCCCATCTGAGAATACCACCAACACAGAGGAAAGCAAAGCTGAGACATCTTGAGAGCATCATTTGGGCACCTGGAACCAGCTATACCTGAAGCCAACATTAACACAAAGCCTTTAGCTATataaccaaaaaaattttttttttaaatccttaacaCCTTTTAATTTAGGCTTCTGTCACTTTGGGCCAAAAACAAGCCCTAACCTCTCCCTTTTAAGACTTTTCTCCCTTACCTCCCTAACTGTATCCCAACTTCCTCTCCTTCAGAGAACCTAGACGTGTCTGGCCTgaaagatgcttaatgactgtgcTGGCACTTGGGCCAACCTGATGGTGAGCTCAACTGTCTTACCTTCCCGACTTGTTACCCAGGAAACTAGCACAGTGTCTACAAACCACAAACAGTCAGTAATTATTTGCTGGAAGAAAGATAAGCCCCAAGCTTTTCCCTAAGGGTTCACTATGCTGTCCTGAAGCAGAATAACCATCATCTTCATCCACCTATCAAAATCTTAGCATTGTGAACACTAACATCAAAGCCAAAGGGACAGCTCTTCCATGAAACTGCATGCCACCGCCTTCAGGATTAACTGTCCTATCCCTGTGTTgctggcacccccacccccaggggacaCATCCATGGGAGAGACACCTCTAGCCCCCTGAGTCTCAGCCCTGGACCCATCTGGATTTTCGCTGCAACTGTGGTGTGGTCCCGGAAACGTGGCAGGGACCCACCTCAAGCACACATTGCATGTCTTCCCACTCATGTCCTGAGCTCTGCTCTGTAAGTTCTGCCCAGGAATGTCAAGGCATTAATACCCCCGGGAGTCACCCTTAGTCAACTGGGGGCAGGTGCATGTAGATTAACGTTCCAAGCCTTTCTCCTCCAGAAAGACAGTTCTGGGACATGGTCTGTGGGCTTCTCAGAGGTCCCAGCAAGACTGAACTCCCACTGCAGCCTCAATAACACACACtcaaattcacttttccttcttccctgtctCACGCCTCAGATCTTTGGGATCACCGCCCACTAAACCTCCTgcccattttccttttctcaagtTCTGCTTTGAGGGAACCCAGACAAACACAATCTCTTACCGCAAAGATAGTCCCCTTTCACCTTAAGTGCGACACCACTTGGAGGTGACCAAGTCTGTCTCCCGCACTGGACTGTAAGCTCTTTGAAGCTCCATAGTCCCCAGCACAGTGCTCTCAGGGAGAAGACCAAACTCCACTCTGTGGCCTACCTGGCCTGCAGGAGTGGCCCTTACCTATCTCTCTGACCTCACTCAGACCTTCTTCCTGCCCTTCATACTGCATACCAGCCACCCTAGCCTTCTTACGCTTCTTTGACTGCATTGCAATTtctcctgccacagggcctttgcatgtgccaCTCCCCTGCCTGGAACTTACTCTCCATTTACTTGTTTACTCTCATTCTTTTAGTCACCTCTTAGAAAAGCTTTTTTGACTCCTCCAATCATGGTAATAACAGGCAACACTTTAAATGaactaactcatttaattctcataataatCTGGTGCTAAGtactattatcatccccattttagacTCAAGGAAAACAGTCACAGAAAAGCTAAATAATTTATCCAAGGTCATGGAGGTAATAACAGGCTAGATCTGAACCGAAGCAGACCAGCTCTAGCATCCATGCAGTTAACCACACAACTTAGCTCCTCCCAGGTTCCTCCTACTTTCCCCAAGTGTAATGGAGAAAACAAGGCAGCCTTGCCCACCATGAGCCAGCTTACAGGCCTACCTTCCCATTTTCTTCAGTGGCTGGTTTCCCACTTACCTCAggcttctcctctccattctGGCTGAGTTCGCCCTGCAGCCTCTCTCGCAGCTTCCCAAGCTCTGCCCGCAGGCTGCCCATCTCCTGTTCCTTGGTTTGCAGATCTGCCTCTAGTTCCACCTTCTGTTCGATCAGGGCCTTCCCTTGGGCCTCTACCACTGTCACACGGTGGCGGAGGTCATGGTTGATCTTCATCAACCGGgtctgctgctgctgcagctggagagagaggaaggccatTTATGAGGCTGCCACATACAGTAGCTCAcgttgtgcactgcacaagggCAAATCCTCTACAGGTGTGCCATCATACTGGAGACATTTTGACTTTTTTGAAGTTGGTTCATATTCTTACAACTGTTGATGCCAGAGATGGacaatttatatatttactataataattttatgacagaTGGAAAGTAAGTGTTTTGTCAGTATAGTATgatgatttcccaacaaatggaAGTAACATGCCTTGTGTCTTTCTAATTTAGATGGAGACACTGTGTGGCGTTCTGGAGCAGCCTGGAGCACACTGGCCTACTCACATAGGGGCACAAAGGGGGTGATTTGGAGGAAGCCTCGGGGTCAGAACGAAGCCAGGCTGGGCCTCGGCACCTCCCCAGGGTGTGGGAGCAGCAGGTCACCGGGCAGTGCCACGATTCCTCCTGCGTGACCATGCAGACCTGGCTGAGGGTCCTCCCTGTGGCCTCAGCATTGGTGCTGCCGGGCCTCGGGCAGGACCCCTGCCCCACAGAGCCCACGGCATGAGGccaaggcagagaaggggaaccGCCTGCGGGGAGGAGGCCATCTCCCGTCATTATCTGCTGGCCGGGAGGGTGGACATGGGCTCGGGGCTCCTCACTTACAGCTTCCACATCCTCGTTCTTCAGACCGAGCTCCCTGTCCTTGGCGCGAATCTCGTCGCGCTGCTTGTCCACCACCTCCTTCAGCTTCTTCATCACTTGCCGCTCGCGCTCCGACATGCCTGGGATGGGGGGGGCAGGCGAGACCAGCtggtgagcccccccccccctgccgccCTGGTCTGACCCACCGGCCCCTTCCTCTGGAGGTGCCCCTGACCCGGGGCTTAGTTCAACTGTCCCCTCCCCACAGAGGCCCATCCTTCCCGGCACCCCTAAATgaaccctgccccctccccccgacTACTACCttcatgatactttttttttttttttttttaaacagacagacagagatcacaagtaggcagagacacaggcagagaggaggaagcaggccccccgccgagcagagagcccgatgcggggctcgatcccaggaccccgagatcatgacctgagccgaaggccgaggattaacccactgagccacccaggcgcctccatgaTACTTTTTACAACTAC is drawn from Mustela lutreola isolate mMusLut2 chromosome 11, mMusLut2.pri, whole genome shotgun sequence and contains these coding sequences:
- the RILPL1 gene encoding RILP-like protein 1 isoform X3, producing the protein MEEDRGSSLAAESALEKNVAELTVMDVYDIASLVGHEFERVIDQHGCEAIARLMPKVVRVLEILEVLVSRHHVAPELDELRLELDRLRLERMDRIEKERKHQKELELVEDVWRGEAQDLLSQIAQLQEENKQLMTNLSHKDANFSEEEFQKHEGMSERERQVMKKLKEVVDKQRDEIRAKDRELGLKNEDVEALQQQQTRLMKINHDLRHRVTVVEAQGKALIEQKVELEADLQTKEQEMGSLRAELGKLRERLQGELSQNGEEKPETEPGGEECVSEAEKVAMDLKDPNRPRFTLQELRDVLHERNELKSKVFLLQEELAYYKSEEIEEENRIPQPPAVVHPRISPQPESGIKRLIFTAVMPMVAAGLILDDPTLQPIRRLVSLV
- the RILPL1 gene encoding RILP-like protein 1 isoform X2; its protein translation is MEEDRGSSLAAESALEKNVAELTVMDVYDIASLVGHEFERVIDQHGCEAIARLMPKVVRVLEILEVLVSRHHVAPELDELRLELDRLRLERMDRIEKERKHQKELELVEDVWRGEAQDLLSQIAQLQEENKQLMTNLSHKDANFSEEEFQKHEGMSERERQVMKKLKEVVDKQRDEIRAKDRELGLKNEDVEALQQQQTRLMKINHDLRHRVTVVEAQGKALIEQKVELEADLQTKEQEMGSLRAELGKLRERLQGELSQNGEEKPETEPGGEECVSEAEKVAMDLKDPNRPRFTLQELRDVLHERNELKSKVFLLQEELAYYKSEEIEEENRIPQPPAVVHPRISPQPESGIKRLFSFFSRDKKRLANAQRNVHIQESFGQWANSHRDDGYTEQGQEALQHL